In Peromyscus leucopus breed LL Stock chromosome 11, UCI_PerLeu_2.1, whole genome shotgun sequence, a genomic segment contains:
- the LOC114697813 gene encoding U2 small nuclear ribonucleoprotein B''-like: MDIRPNHTIYINNMNDKIKKEELKRSLYALFSQFGHMVDIVALKTMKMRGQAFVIFKELGSSTNALRQLQGFPFYGKPMRIQYAKTDSDIISKMRGTFADKEKKKEKKKAKTMEQAAAAANKKPGQGTPNSANTQGNAVPNPQVPDYPPNYILFLNNLPEETNEMMLSMLFNQFPGFKEVCLVPGRHDIAFVEFENDGQAGAARDALQGFKITPSHAMKITYAKK; encoded by the coding sequence ATGGATATCAGACCAAATCACACTATTTATATCAACAATatgaatgataaaattaaaaaagaagagttgAAGAGATCCTTGTATGCCCTGTTTTCTCAGTTTGGACACATGGTAGATATTGTGGCTTTAAAGACCATGAAGATGAGGGGTCAGGCTTTTGTTATATTTAAGGAACTGGGCTCATCCACAAATGCTCTGAGACAGTTACAAGGATTTCCATTTTATGGTAAACCAATGCGAATTCAATATGCAAAAACAGATTCTGACATAATATCTAAAATGCGTGGCACTTTTGctgacaaggaaaagaaaaaggaaaagaagaaagctaaAACCATGGAACAGGCTGCAGCAGCTGCAAACAAAAAGCCTGGCCAGGGAACACCAAATTCAGCTAATACTCAAGGAAACGCAGTGCCAAATCCTCAGGTCCCCGATTACCCTCCAAACTATATTCTGTTCCTTAATAACTTACCAGAAGAGACGAATGAGATGATGTTATCCATGCTGTTCAATCAGTTCCCTGGTTTCAAGGAAGTTTGTCTGGTACCTGGGAGGCATGACATTGCATTTGTAGAATTTGAAAATGATGGACAGGCTGGAGCTGCCAGAGATGCTTTGCAAGGGTTTAAAATCACACCATCCCATGCCATGAAGATTACCTATGCCAAGAAATAA